The sequence TTTTGTTCAATGAAGCTGAAACTATCAAATCAAAGTGAAAATCATACAGTGGATGTAGGTAGGATTGGCAAGGCACTGAACAAACTCCAATTCAAGCAAAAaccgctgctgcccatcatCTGGATCTTTGTATATGTTCTTTGGCCTGAAGAAATTGCAACAATCATTAGCCGAATATATCCCACTGAACCCAAAATGACACTTTTTtcgtaaaagaagaaaatcatcaAGACCCACATAAATTTGATGAGAAAATAAGTAAAGCCCTGAACAAAAAAGGCTATGTGCCTCAAATCAAGCAGAAGACAAAAACCTGTGCTCATTACCAAACCATATTGGGGTATGATAATGTGATAGGAAGCAAGCAAATACATGGAAAATTAGCTTACGATGATGGAGAAGTATCGGTTGAATTCTCGCTTTCGATTTTAGAAGCCATGGAATTTGTACTCTCTTAACTGCAAGAACAAAAACGACACACACGAGAGTTTCAAACACGAAATTTGGTGCAAGCAATAAGAAAACGCATCGGGCAGCGTTCTCTTATTTCACTGGACAAATCCGTTTGAGTTAGCccaatattatctttttttttaggagaagcccaacattatcttttttttaggaGAAGCCCAATATTATCTTGACAAAGGaacatatattcttttattttttatttataattatttacttgGTGTATTCATAAATTCAGTTGGATTAAAATCTATTCTTTTGGGTTGATGATTTGACTTGACTTGAAACaagattagtttaatttttagaagGAAACTAATTAACTTTGACCAAATGACtataattaagaatttaaaagtatttttttaaaattatacttgTTGCTATTGCTAATGCACTTCcatcaaaatttttaatataaaaaattggataaatacTCATTTTTATCTATGAATGTGTGAAAGGGTGACAAATTagtcttgaaagatgaaaaatttaaatttaattcctgAATACATAAAAGATGTAACAAATTTATCCTCCCGTTAAATTTGTGATATCATTTTATCATctaaatcatatttttcaaacaccaatttaatattaaattataaaatttagacactaaattatcattaaattatttgtagGACTAATTTGTAGAAGTAGGTAACCATTGCCATATAGGCAGTATCAAAACTGACTCATGTACCTGTGGATCCCAAAGTTTGGCCAGAAATGTTCCAAGTCAACTTGATTCGTAGAAAGAAACTTGTAGACGATTTGGAATGGAGGGCAGGTATGCCTAATCTCTCAGAAAACAAAATGGTACAGGTAACAGAAGTTGGTACTGAACCACTCCTACTCACAAAGACAACTACTATAAAATGGACATAGTTCAATTGCACCAAAGcaacaaaaaatgaatgaaagaggaaagaagaagaagcatgtTAGGGAACCACCTTCAGTTCCTTTCATATGGGAAGTAAAGCCAGGCATTCCTAAGAAAGATTGGAAGCCAGAGGCAGAGATCCCTATAACCCCACTCAAACTAATTGCCTCAGTTCCCTTTGTTTGGGAAGAAAAGCCAGGAAAACCCCTTCCCAATTTCTCAGTGGACCACCCAGTGCCTTCAAAGCCATTACTTATTCATGTAGCATCTTCTTCAGGATTTTCTGTTGCATGCAACTTTGGCCATGATGACAAAGAGAAAGGAAGCTTAAGCTTAAGCAGCAGTGACAATGAAAGCATAACTACCTTAGACCTTGAAGCATTTAGCTTTGATGAAGATGAGTCTTTTATTAGTTCAGTTCCCTCATTGCTTGCAAATTGTCTTGTACCATCAGCAAAAGTTTCCACTGCCATTCCACTGAGGGAAACCACCCCATCCTCACCAACCTCCTCAGAGACAGACAGTGGCACAAGCAGCTATGCAACAGGCTTATCAAGTCCAATTGGTGCTACTTTCCTTGAGTGTCTATTTCCTTTGTATCCACCTAAGTCTTGCTTCCTTGAAAGTGATGAGAATTTGGAAAAAGTAACTTCAAGTGCACAAGAACTAAGAAAGAAagagcttgatcttgaagattGTGCCGGTGACTCGGTAAGGAGGCCACCAACACTTGGAGAGCTGATTATGATGAGCCGAAGAAGAAGCTGCAGAAGGAAAGCAGTACAAATGAAAAAATGGGATCCACCAAAGGTAATAAGTAATAACAATATAACATCCAATaccccttcttttttttcttttgcttttactACCTATATTTGCATGGCTACAAGATTTTAGAACCCTAGCTATAGGAAACTTGGTAATCCTTTTCTTATAAGAACATTTTGGATCATTTTTCAACATGtataattacaataaaatcATGGAATCCATGTGTAGATTCATATGATTCCCGTTCAGGTGAGGATAAATTGTTAAATGCTTACGATATAAGTTATGTGAAACCGAGTTCTACTATTTTTTGCCTCTCAATATTGTGCAGAAAATCACAAGAAAGCAAGCTTTTGGATGCTTCTCCGTTGTAACTGACAACAATATGATTGAAGGGCTGCTAAAGAGAAAGTATTTTCCCAGACTGAAACTGGTATAGACTTGACAGGATCAATGATACAGAAGAGAAGTACCAAAACTGCTCTAGAACTAAATTCCTATCAGGCTATGGATTATAAACCAACCTCTCTTGATTTAGTTTGTCGAGTCTGTTGCAATTTACGGGTTTCATTTGTTAAGAATTTCGAAAGTGGATTGTCAAAGAATATATCTTCATCAGTCATTTCCATAAGATAGCTCATACTCCTCATAGCAGAACTTCTACTTACCACTATGTACGTGTACATTGTTCTTCCTTGGACAAGAAAGTATTACTTTTTTCTTCAGTTATTCTCAAATTAATgttgaaatttttctttaatattcttTACAATTAAGGTTTACATTAAAAGGAAACATAAGTTAGGGAgatgacattttaattttaattagagaGCAGTGTAAAATCCTAAAAGAATTGTACCTAGATTGTATcccacaattttttaaaacagcCCCTGTATATAACAATGAAAAGTAATAACCTTAAATGTTAGTGAAAATAACGGAGCTTCATCTAGAGGTCCAgtactttcaagtttcaacaacAGTTCTCTTAGTACTTCAATaactagaaaaaaattatagaaaaataatgagtATACACTTTATTTTTTGATGTAAATGGTAGAAAGAAAATAcatacaaaataaagaaaataaagaaagaaagaaagaaaaaaaaataactaatgatgtaatttatgaaaaaatgaagaaaaggtgaaaatataacatgtttgtttatttttgtttatttgttc comes from Glycine soja cultivar W05 chromosome 20, ASM419377v2, whole genome shotgun sequence and encodes:
- the LOC114402420 gene encoding uncharacterized protein LOC114402420, with the protein product MNERGKKKKHVREPPSVPFIWEVKPGIPKKDWKPEAEIPITPLKLIASVPFVWEEKPGKPLPNFSVDHPVPSKPLLIHVASSSGFSVACNFGHDDKEKGSLSLSSSDNESITTLDLEAFSFDEDESFISSVPSLLANCLVPSAKVSTAIPLRETTPSSPTSSETDSGTSSYATGLSSPIGATFLECLFPLYPPKSCFLESDENLEKVTSSAQELRKKELDLEDCAGDSVRRPPTLGELIMMSRRRSCRRKAVQMKKWDPPKKITRKQAFGCFSVVTDNNMIEGLLKRKYFPRLKLV